Below is a genomic region from Bacillus mycoides.
AGTAAGAAATATTCTTTATAAAACTTGTAAAATATCTCCGTCTGTTATTTGGTGATCAATTAAACGATCATTATCTGTTAAAACAATTGACTTATTTTTCACTTTCATTACAAAATGTGAACCTTCATGATTATCAATCTTTAGCGTATCTAATAAGTTTTTCAATAAATATTTAATAGATTGATGATTCGGAATACGCAAATCATATGTATTTCCATTCCATTTACTAAAATCTACCGTTACATTAATATGCGTTTGTATTGCCATTACTTTACCTCCAACTTTTCCGAAGAACCGTATAAATACCGATGCAAATAAGTAAAACACTGCCGCCTAACAATATGATTATTGTTGTACTGATTGGCTTTTCATTCATTGTTTGATTACTTGCTACTTCATCAGCGCTTTTTCTTACAACGTATTCACTGCTAAACAAACTATTTTTCGTATCTTTAACACCATTTATTTCTTTTTGTTTTATAAAAAGAGAATCTCGTAAAGCTTCCATATCTTTTTGTTCTTTCTTTTTCTTTTTCTGAATTTCTTCTTCTATTTCTTTATTAAATAACTCAATCGATGCTTTATCTAATTCCGTTTCCTTATGTTCCTTTTTATTTTTTTCTTGGTCGCTTTCTTCAAGTCGATCCACTTTAAACTTAATCTTCCCATCATCACCAAGATAACTGTCAGCCGCGCTCCTTATCGGTAGCGCGACAAACAGTAAAAGGATAGAGAGAAATGATAACTTAGCCACTATGCTCCATTGTTTGATCATTTACTTCTTTTTCCTCCCATTTCTTATGCCATACAAATAGATTACTAACTAATCCGATAATGGCAATTACAAACAACACGATGAAAATAACTTTTCCAGTATCTTTACCGCTAATAAAATCATTTAGAAAACTTTCTATATACTGAAGTGGTGAGAACTGACGTACCTTTCCAACAGACGACATTTGATCTACTTTACTTCCAACTGCTTCAGTTAAAAATAGGTACATACTTAAAAATACTAATAGAATAAACATCCCTACCATTTTTATTTGTCGTAATAAGTATGTTGAGACCAATACAAACGCCATCATAATGATTGTGATAAACGCAATCCATAATAAACTTTGATCTTGACCGAACTGTAAAAGACGTCCAGAAATGATACCTATACTAATTCCTTCCACAATTGATATACCGAATGCCACTACTGTAGTTGGTACATTCATATCAATTAATGAGAACTTCTCTTCAAAATGATCTGATTGCGTTCGTTTCTTTTCTTGATTCGCAATTGCGTATGCTGTAAATAACGCAACAATAAAACAAGTTAATACAATTAAATATGGTGTAAAAGCATTACCAGCTACAATGACTCCATCATTTTGTTTCTGAACTGGACTAGATAAAAATTGATATAACATTTCATTTTGGCGATCACCAATTCGGCTATTAGCCAAAATTTTAGTAAAGTTTTTGGAGAATGATTTATCATCGTCCATTTTCTTTGTAAAGTCATTTAATAATGAATCAGCCTTTGAAACAATTGTCGTTCCACTGTCTTGAATTTCTTTTGCTTGTCCATTAATTTGATCAAATGTTTTATATACATCGTCTGATGTTGTTAAACTATGCTTCGAACTCTCGACCAATGACTGACTTTGCATCATTAATGATTTAATACCAGAATCTAACGATAAAACAGCTGTTTGCTCACCAGTATTATTTGTTGTTAGCACTTGCTGTTCTTCAACTAGCTTTAAGCTACTCTCACGCCATTTCGCTAAACCTTTTAAATACTCTCCTAAATTTTCATTCATACTAGTTGCTTGCTGCGTCGTTACATTTAATTTCTCCGCTAGTAGCATTGAATTTTGATCCGCACTAGTAATGAATTGTTGATAAGAGTCTATTTTTTGTTTTAAACCTGTCATATCTTGCTTTACTTCTGTCGTAATACTTGATGAAACAAGATTTGAAATTAAATCAATTAAGCTTTGTTTATTTAATACGTAGTACAAAGATTGTTCAGTTGCAATTGCATCTAAACTTCCCTCTTCTAGCTTAGGACCTACATCTTTCGTTCTTAAATCAATCCCATAATACATTTCGTACAGACTAATTAAACCTTGATAACTTTCAACTGTATCTACTGCTTCTTTTATTAATACACTAGATATATTTTTTGTTAATTCTTCTGATTTTTGATGTACAACTTGATTCGTCGTACTTTCAATAGTCGTTGAGTTACCACCTTGATTTTGGTTTCCTCCGTTACCTGTTCCAGGGTCTGGGTTTCCTCCATTACCTGTTCCAGGATCTGGATTTCCTCCATTACCTGTTCCAGGGTCTGGATTTCCTTCATTACCTGTTCCGGGGTTTGGGTTTCCTCCATTACCTGTTCCAGGGTCTGGGTTTCCTCCATTACCTGTTCCAGGGTCTGGGTTTCCTCCATTACCTGTTCCAGGGTCTGGGTTTCCTCCATTACCTGTTCCAGGGTTTGGGTTTCCTCCATTACCTGTTCCAGGGTTTGGGTTTCCTCCATTACCTGTTCCAGGGTTTGGGTTTCCTCCATTACCTGTTCCAGGGTTTGGGTTTCCTCCATTACCTGTTCCAGGGTTTGGGTTTCCTCCGTTACCTGTCCCAGTTCCACCTTCTTGGTTTTCTCCGTTACCTATTCCAGATCCACCTTCTTGGCTTCCTCCGTTATTCCCTGTTGTATTTTCCATTTTTTTGATAATAGGTTTTTTAGCATTGTGTACTAACGGCATTATGCCATACTGTGATTTATGAACCACATTTTCCACGTTGCTGTTTTCAGTTTGTGTTCCTTTATCTTCTTTATTAGGTTCTTCTTTTTCAGAACTAGTTTCTTTTTTATGATTCCCACTCAATTTCCAGTCCCACATTACAGGAGAGAAAACATCTATATTGATGTTTGTATTTTTTAACTTCACATGCAGATTAATCTTTATATCCCCTTCATTACGAGGAGGTATTGTAATTTCTCCTGCTTCGCTTTGAAGAAAGTCACTTGTACGATCCACATCATCAATATGTAAAGCCTCTGTATTTCCATATAGTTCAAATTCTTCTGGAATATTTATCTTCAAGGTTTGTGAAGATTCCATTTTAATTACGTTCGCCGTATCACTAAATGTAATTCCCTCTTTATAAAGTCTATCCTTTACTTCTTTAATGGCATTTCCTAAAGATATTTTATTTACAGGGTCATAATAAAAATTATTTTCTTTATTATATTTATTTGTAAATTGGATTACATTTTGCAGTTGTAATTTCGTTGCATCTGGCAATTCACTTTGAACGATTTCTTCCATGTTTAAACTAGGTAATTTTGCAATTAAACTTTCGATTTGTTTCTTTATTCGAACATCTGGTTGTTTCATTAATGTATTTATAAAGATCTCTTGCTTTCCATCGTTCGACATAGATTGCTTTAACTTTTTAATTATCGTCCCTTGAATATCACTTTCTAACTTTCCTGCAAGTTCTGTATCATATTCTGACACTTGTTTTTTTACATCTGTTAAATATTTTTGAATTGCTGAAGCATCAGCTAAAATATTTGGTTCTTTCTCTGAAAGCGTAAATTGATTTGTAATAACTTTATTAGCAGATTCTAATGCGCTTAACTGCTTTAAAACATCGCCTGTATTCATATCACTCATGTATTGATTAAATTGATTCGTGAAATTATTCGCTAACAGATTATTATCAGTTTGCATTTTTTGAAAGTTATTAAAACCATCTAAATACGTATTGTTAGATTTATTCCCTTCATCTAACGCTAAACCGAAACCTTTTAAAACATCCTGAAATCCTTTGAAACTAGTAACAGAAACCCCAGTATAATCTTGCACTGTTTTAAATTGATTTGTATAATTTGCCAAAGGACTATGTACATCTTTTTTGTACATAGTTGTTTGAACGTTTCCTTTTTCAATTATTTTGCCTATATTATCTTGTGCACCTTGCAACTTACCGATAATACTTGCAAAATAAACGTCGATGATTTGCTTATTGAAATCCTCTAAAATTGTAGACGCCGTATTTTCAGCCTCAGCTTTCAAATCTTTATTCCCAGTTGCATTTACTTTGTAGTTTAACGTTAATTTCTCTGGTAGTTCTGAATCAATCGCAACAGCTTTCCTAGAAAAATCATTAGGTATTACAATCATCATATTGTAATTATTATTTTTCAAACCATTTTCTGCTACTCCGCGACTAACTACGTACCATTCTTGTTTCGTATTTTTATTTACATTTTTAACAAATTGATCTCCAAACGCTATTTTATTCCCTTCAAATACAGTTCCTTGATCTTCATTTACTAATGCAACTGTCATTTTTGGCGTGCTATTCTCATTAGCTTTCTTAACATTTTGATTTAATGCTAAATAGGAGACTCCTGTTGATAGCACAAGAGCTAAAATAATAAACAACAAGATGCTCCACTTAAACTTTTTCACTACTTATCACTCCTGCGGCTGCGAGTCTATTAAGTTAAGGACTCCTTATCTTACTCTAGTTTTAAAGCAATTTAGCCATACAACAAAAGTTGCATGGCTAAATTATATATTTCTTTTGCCCGTTTTTATTGTAGACCGAAATTACGAGAAAGATCTTCGTCGTGTCTAGCAACAGCCTCTGCAGTTTTATTAAGCTGCATATTAATTTCTTGTAATAGCTCTGCGAAGTTTTGTACTTTTGGTTTTAATTGATTGAACTGTTGATCAAAACCTTCGAAAGCACGACCTTCCCATTCTCCTCTTAATTCATTTTGTAAGTTTTGTAACTGACGTAAAATGTCCTCAATTTGATTTGCACCTTGTCCATATCGAGTCGCTTTTGATTTAAGCTCCTCTGGTGACATACGAATTTGTCCTGCCATTATTAAATCCCCCTTAAAATTTTAAAATAGTAAAATTAACCCAAAATCAATTCTACAAATTGATTATATAAATAATTTAAAAATTTCTCTTTTAACATAATAACATTATATTATATAATATAAATTTATTGTTTTTTTAAAAGGACTGCTAAGCGTTTCTACCTCTATTTAATAATAAAAAGAAAACTTTTTTTACCCAAAATTCAGAATATAAACTTTACAAATTACATACTCATTTTCTTTTTCTTGTTTCTTCGCCCACTTAAAATCGTTTTCTCACTTCAACGTCATGATTACTTGTCTTTCAACGAAGCCAAAATCTTCGTACATTTCTTTTGCAAAGTTCCCTGTAAATACATTCAAGCGAATTTCTGAATACTTTTCTTGTAGTTCCTTGATCCCAGCTTTCATTAGTTTTCGTGATAATCCTCTCCCGCGATACTCTGAAAAAACATACAATTCATAAATAAAACCGAGTTTTTCACGAGAGAAATAGTCCACATTTTCTCCTATTAGTATCCATCCCACTACTTTATTTTCTTCCTTTGTAACTATATAATATGCCCCTTTTTCTACTAAAGGTTTTGTAATTTCAATCGCTTTTTCCGTACTTAGTTGACAATTCCCTCTCGTTCCTTCGAAAAGTGATTGAGCTGCATAATGTAATATTTGTTGCGTTTCTTCCTCATCTGCTTTTGTAATCATTCCTTTCTCCCTCCTGCCCTCTAATCATCATTGAAATACCATTTTCAAGACCGTCTGACTCAATTACAATTGCCATCAATCCTTTTTCCGTACTCGTTTCATGTAACTCTCCCTTCGCCCAAAACGCAGCTTGTCCAGCTCCTATCTTCACTTTTTCTTTATCTGATCCGCAAACAAATCCTTCTCCTTGTACAACTAGAAGCAGTTGAGATACAACTGCTTCATGATATCCAATAACTCCATTCGGTTGTAGATGCATAGAACCGATATGTATATTCCCTTTATGTTTTAATATTTTTGACATTATAAAGTTAGATTGAAATGCTGATATATGCTCTCCCACTTTTTCACTGAAATCAAAAATTTTCATTTCTGATCCTCCTTATATGTATAAAACCATTCTCACTGTTTGCAGCATATGCCCTTCGAAATCTTCTTCAAATTGCTCTAAAGCCGCAAAACCTTTTGCTTCATAAAATCGTTTTCCTTTTTCATTTTCCGCTTCTACATGAATGTACATTTTTCGAATCCCTTTTAACGTCGTGATCCCTTTTTGTAACAAAGCTGTCCCTATCCCTTTCCCTTGCTGATCTGGCAACAAATAAATCGCACCTAATTCTGCTTCGTTTTGCAGTCTAATTGGTGAAAAATTTGCAAAGCCAATTACTTCTCCCTCTTCTTCCGCAACAAATAAATGTGTATTTTCAAGGCGATATTTCATTTTTTCATCGGAATACGCTTCATTTAAAAAGTTGTCTTGAATCTCTCCCGGAATAATTCCTTCGTAAGTATCATGCCAAGCTATTTTCGCTACGTTTTGTACAGCATGAATATCTTCTTGCTTCATTTCTCTAATTACATATGTCATCTCGATGTCTCCATTCTCTTTAAATTACACTCTGCTAAAATACTAGAAGAAATGGCAAAACCATCTTCATAATTTACCTTAATTAATTTTAACTTCTCAATCGAAGCTAGTGTAACATCAAACTTTTCATATATATATTCCATTACACTTAAAAATTGATTTGAATTCAACCCATTAGCAATCGTGCAATGCGGAACCCATTTTCCTGGTACGTAATATGACTGTAGATTATCATGAAAAACTTTGAAATAATCATGATAAGAATGATGAAGTCTTAATAACTCATCAGTAATGGTTGGTGCTAGAAAGATCGTTCTATTAGTAGGAAAAGTTCCAACAGAAGGAAAAGTTACAGCAGCAATGTTCTCTTGAAAAACTACAAACTCCTCTAACTTCTCAGTATATAAATTAACATCTAACTCATTATAATCAGCCAATGTAATATGTGGTTCTACTCCGGCTAGTGGATTTGTTCCAATTATATTTGTTAATTCATTTTGCAATTCTCTAATTTTATTAGTGAACACACAATCAAATGTAGCAATGATAGCGTACATGCTTCCTCACCCCTTCGTTACACATAGCACTTCCCATTCTTCACGAATCATTCCCATTCGAATAGAATCATAGTATGTCCCGTTATAATATCGGCATTTTCGCATTCTTCCTTCTAAGCTCATTCCTATTTTCTCTGCTACTTTCATCATTCTTTCATTGCCAGACCAAGTTGTAAGCCCTACTCTACCAATCTCCATATTTTCAAATAGTAAGTCCCTATATAATGTTAATGCTTCTGTACCATATCCACCATTCCAGTATGCTGGGTCATAAATTACGATTCCCATTTCTAACCAACGCGTCGGTTTATGCTCCCAATAAAATCCGACTGTCCCTATAATTTGACCGTCATTTTCGACAATTAAATTCGATAGCGGCTCTTCTATTAAACGTTTTTGTGAGTTTTCTTTATATCGCGTATATTCTTGCATTGTTATTGGAAAGTATGGTGCATCCCATTTTTTCCACTCTGGATTTTCTTCTTTATATATGAAGCTCCATAATGTTTTGATATCTGATTCTTCTATTGTACGAATTGTAACTTTGTTCCCCTTTAATATAACGTTTTGCATAATTTCCTCCTACATTCCTCTTTATTTCATATACAATTATAATTTTTTTTCAGAAAAATCAAAACAAAACTCCACTCTATTTTATATAATTTTGTTATATGATACGAATTATTTATATAAATTAGCCAATTTTTTCGAGTTTAATTTAGAAACTGAACTTCGGAAAAAATTGGATGAAGTACGAGCTCGTAGCATAGTTAATAAAAAACAGGAGGTTATATCCCTCCCATTTTAGCTAAATATTGCATTTCCCTTCTTTTCTACCTCAAGTAGAATTCCTTTCTCTATCCAGCCTTCTACACCATCTTTTTTAATTAAATCATATCCCATGCAGCTACCATCAATTAAAGAAACTGTATCCCCTTTTCTAATACTGATTTGCGCACAAGAAATATCCGTTTTCACTGTATACTCACCTGATTCAAGTTGCTTTATATACTCGTTTTTCACATGAAGTAATTCATTTGTTCCTAGTTGTTTACATACGGTAAAACCTTTCATTCTCTCCACAGGTTCTATGTAATAATGTGGATATGTAACCCCACCCTGCATTACTGAATTCGCATTAAAATCGGCCAATACTTCATACTGCGGAAAATGATCTACATATGTATAAGAAAACGTATCACCTGAAGTTGTCCTCTGAATAATAAATGCGTTTAATTGCCCTGCTTCTTTAATCGCATTACCACCATCAATCGCAATAATTTTTTTCTCCTTATCAATAACTGGATTGTTAGACGGCGCCTCTTCGGAATAGTTCACAACAGGCCAATGTCCAACAATTACGTACTTATCTGCTCTATGTGATTTATTAAAAAACTCTGGCATTGCAATTGCATTTTTCCTGTCTGTTTGTCTCCAATTCTCTCTATCTTCAAGGCCAGCATGTACAAAGATATAATCATCAGTTTCAATAGCAGTTGGCAATTCTGTTAGCCACTTTATTTCTTTTGAAAAACGGCCCATCAATATGTTTTTCACTTCACAAATATCACTTTCTTCATTAACGGTAACGTTCAATTTCGCTAGCCATTCATTAAAAATTGTATTCTTTCTCGTACATAAATAATTTATTAGCGCAGGATTTTCATTTACAAACGCTTCAACTACAGCTTCACAATTCCCTTCAATTACATAAACATTTGGCTTGCTAACTACTAAATCCATCACATAGTTTACGACGCCAATGCTATCGTTCCCCTTCTCACAAAGGTCGCCATTTATAATTAAATAATCATCATCTTTAAAATTAACTTTATGTAATAATTCCTTTAAAAGATTTAATTCGCCATGAATATCAGATATTACGATAACTCTTACACCTTTTGGGATTAATAGTTTCTGAATTTTTTCCAAGTATAAACTCCCCTAACCTTCTTTTAATTCAATATTATCGTCTCAATTATAAAGAGACTATTCGACAAAATAAGTAATTAACCCTCCTCATTCTTCAATTCTAAATTAAAAGGGGGTTCCATATGTTCTCACACATAGAACCCCCTTAATATTATAATTCTTTATAAAAAGAATAACTTACCTTATCATAGCCTTCTCTTTCATAAAAACGATGGGCATCAACTCTTGGAAACGCTGATGTAAGAACGATAGAACTGCACCCTTTTTCTCTCCCCCATTTTTCTACATATGACAGAAGAACTTTACCATATCCTTTCGATCTGTGAGCTTCCGCAGTTACAAGGTCATATACGAAAACATGTTTCTCATTATAAAAGTTCGTACAAATTGCTACACCAGCAAGACAAACAACTTCATCATCTTCATTCTGTAACGAAAGTAGTTTATAATTTTCTTCTTTCATTTTTTGAAATAAAGAACTTGCTTCTTCTCTTGAAAGTTTCGTTCGTAATTGCTGTAATACGGGGAATACATCATGTAAATCAGCTTCTGTTACTACTTCTCTAATATTCATTATGATTCTCTCCTTACTATTTATAAAATTTTCTAAATGTTATATCATTATTATAAAAAGTAACTGCCCCTCACTTAAGTGACAGTTCGATTATTTTTTATATGGCCAGTTTTTAAAGGAGAATTCATAAAATGGATCTTACTATCCCATTGCAATTAGAAAGTAAAACACCAATTTATTTACAAATTTACGAATATATGAAACGAGAAATCTCTCAGGGACCACTGCCTGCCGGTACACGCCTTCCTTCTCACAGAAACTTAGCGGTACAACTTAATGTTAGCCGTATTACTGTTGAATCTGCTTATCAACAATTACTAGCTGAAGGTTATGTAGAAAGTAAACCGAAACGTGGGATTTTTGTTGCAGAAGTTGATATTGATGTCATTCAAAATAAACAACAAGTTGTGTCAAACAGCGCTAACAATATAAAAAAAGAACAATATGACTATGATTGTAGCCAAGGGCTGATTGATCAAAAAGCTTTTCCAATTACAAACTGGAAAAGAGCATTACAAGAAACTTTATTCCAGTATGAAAATGAATTATTTGCTAGAGAAGATTCTCAAGGTGAGTTCGTTTTACGAGAGCATATTTCAAAATATTTATACCATGCCCGCGGGGTACATTCTTCACCTGATCAAATTATTATCGGAGCCGGTACGCAGCCTCTTCTTTGGCTACTACTTCAACTACTTGGTTCAAAAAAAGAATATGGAATCGAAAACCCTGGATTTCACCGTATAACTGCCATGATTCAAAGTTCTGGTCTTCCTGTTCACCCTATTTCATTAGACGATAAAGGGATTCGTATTTCAGCTTTACGTGAATCACGTTCCAATGTAGCATACGTCACTCCATCACACCAATTTCCTCTTGGAATGATTATGCCATTATCTAGAAGGCTCGAATTATTAAGATGGGCCAATGATTGCGGAGGATTTATTATTGAAGATGATTATGACGGAGAATTTCGTTATGTAGGAAAACCTATTCCCTCTTTACAAGGACTAGATTCAAATGAACGCGTTATTTATATGGGAACTTTCTCGAAATCCTTCTTACCTTCTTTGCGAATGGGGTATATCGTTTTACCAACTCATCTATTAAAAATCTATACAGAGCTTGAAGGTAAGTTTAAACAAACTGTTTCTACAATACAGCAACTCGCTTTTGCAACCTTTATTCACAATGGTGATTGGGAGCGCCATTTGAACCGTAGTCGTACGTTATATAAAAGAAAGCACACACTACTAGTTAAATCTATCAAAAATGACATGGGATCTCGTGTTCAAATACTTGGCGAACAGTCTGGACTGCATATCGTACTTCATGTTCATAATGGTATGAACGAACAAGAACTTATTCATACTGCTGCAAACCAACAAATCAAATTATACCCACTCTCTACATATGATTCTGTACATAATTTAAGAGAGGCGTCCTATGTACTACTCGGTTTCGGCAGCATTCCCGAAGATAGTATCGAAATTGTAGTCAAATTACTAAAGGAAGCCTGGTTCCCTAAGTAAAATAACTCCACATAAGTTATACTTATGTGGAGTTATTTTACACACTATTTTTCTGATACGTCTCCTGATCGAGCAGTCCTTCCTGGACGCTTAACACCAGTTGTTTCTGTTGAATAGGAAGCTTCAATTATAGCGGTTGGATCTACAGAGAGAACGAGATCTTTCATTTTTGGATAAATGAAACGGTTTGTAATACAATAAATGATTTTCTTGTGCTCTCCTAAAAAACCACCTTCTCCATGTAGATACGTAACGGATAATTGCAATTCTTTCATAAACAAATCGCCTATTTCTTTATTTTT
It encodes:
- a CDS encoding WXG100 family type VII secretion target — its product is MAGQIRMSPEELKSKATRYGQGANQIEDILRQLQNLQNELRGEWEGRAFEGFDQQFNQLKPKVQNFAELLQEINMQLNKTAEAVARHDEDLSRNFGLQ
- the essA gene encoding type VII secretion protein EssA; this encodes MIKQWSIVAKLSFLSILLLFVALPIRSAADSYLGDDGKIKFKVDRLEESDQEKNKKEHKETELDKASIELFNKEIEEEIQKKKKKEQKDMEALRDSLFIKQKEINGVKDTKNSLFSSEYVVRKSADEVASNQTMNEKPISTTIIILLGGSVLLICIGIYTVLRKSWR
- a CDS encoding PLP-dependent aminotransferase family protein is translated as MDLTIPLQLESKTPIYLQIYEYMKREISQGPLPAGTRLPSHRNLAVQLNVSRITVESAYQQLLAEGYVESKPKRGIFVAEVDIDVIQNKQQVVSNSANNIKKEQYDYDCSQGLIDQKAFPITNWKRALQETLFQYENELFAREDSQGEFVLREHISKYLYHARGVHSSPDQIIIGAGTQPLLWLLLQLLGSKKEYGIENPGFHRITAMIQSSGLPVHPISLDDKGIRISALRESRSNVAYVTPSHQFPLGMIMPLSRRLELLRWANDCGGFIIEDDYDGEFRYVGKPIPSLQGLDSNERVIYMGTFSKSFLPSLRMGYIVLPTHLLKIYTELEGKFKQTVSTIQQLAFATFIHNGDWERHLNRSRTLYKRKHTLLVKSIKNDMGSRVQILGEQSGLHIVLHVHNGMNEQELIHTAANQQIKLYPLSTYDSVHNLREASYVLLGFGSIPEDSIEIVVKLLKEAWFPK
- a CDS encoding 2'-5' RNA ligase family protein — encoded protein: MYAIIATFDCVFTNKIRELQNELTNIIGTNPLAGVEPHITLADYNELDVNLYTEKLEEFVVFQENIAAVTFPSVGTFPTNRTIFLAPTITDELLRLHHSYHDYFKVFHDNLQSYYVPGKWVPHCTIANGLNSNQFLSVMEYIYEKFDVTLASIEKLKLIKVNYEDGFAISSSILAECNLKRMETSR
- a CDS encoding GNAT family N-acetyltransferase; this encodes MNIREVVTEADLHDVFPVLQQLRTKLSREEASSLFQKMKEENYKLLSLQNEDDEVVCLAGVAICTNFYNEKHVFVYDLVTAEAHRSKGYGKVLLSYVEKWGREKGCSSIVLTSAFPRVDAHRFYEREGYDKVSYSFYKEL
- a CDS encoding metallophosphoesterase gives rise to the protein MEKIQKLLIPKGVRVIVISDIHGELNLLKELLHKVNFKDDDYLIINGDLCEKGNDSIGVVNYVMDLVVSKPNVYVIEGNCEAVVEAFVNENPALINYLCTRKNTIFNEWLAKLNVTVNEESDICEVKNILMGRFSKEIKWLTELPTAIETDDYIFVHAGLEDRENWRQTDRKNAIAMPEFFNKSHRADKYVIVGHWPVVNYSEEAPSNNPVIDKEKKIIAIDGGNAIKEAGQLNAFIIQRTTSGDTFSYTYVDHFPQYEVLADFNANSVMQGGVTYPHYYIEPVERMKGFTVCKQLGTNELLHVKNEYIKQLESGEYTVKTDISCAQISIRKGDTVSLIDGSCMGYDLIKKDGVEGWIEKGILLEVEKKGNAIFS
- the esaA gene encoding type VII secretion protein EsaA — protein: MKKFKWSILLFIILALVLSTGVSYLALNQNVKKANENSTPKMTVALVNEDQGTVFEGNKIAFGDQFVKNVNKNTKQEWYVVSRGVAENGLKNNNYNMMIVIPNDFSRKAVAIDSELPEKLTLNYKVNATGNKDLKAEAENTASTILEDFNKQIIDVYFASIIGKLQGAQDNIGKIIEKGNVQTTMYKKDVHSPLANYTNQFKTVQDYTGVSVTSFKGFQDVLKGFGLALDEGNKSNNTYLDGFNNFQKMQTDNNLLANNFTNQFNQYMSDMNTGDVLKQLSALESANKVITNQFTLSEKEPNILADASAIQKYLTDVKKQVSEYDTELAGKLESDIQGTIIKKLKQSMSNDGKQEIFINTLMKQPDVRIKKQIESLIAKLPSLNMEEIVQSELPDATKLQLQNVIQFTNKYNKENNFYYDPVNKISLGNAIKEVKDRLYKEGITFSDTANVIKMESSQTLKINIPEEFELYGNTEALHIDDVDRTSDFLQSEAGEITIPPRNEGDIKINLHVKLKNTNINIDVFSPVMWDWKLSGNHKKETSSEKEEPNKEDKGTQTENSNVENVVHKSQYGIMPLVHNAKKPIIKKMENTTGNNGGSQEGGSGIGNGENQEGGTGTGNGGNPNPGTGNGGNPNPGTGNGGNPNPGTGNGGNPNPGTGNGGNPNPGTGNGGNPDPGTGNGGNPDPGTGNGGNPDPGTGNGGNPNPGTGNEGNPDPGTGNGGNPDPGTGNGGNPDPGTGNGGNQNQGGNSTTIESTTNQVVHQKSEELTKNISSVLIKEAVDTVESYQGLISLYEMYYGIDLRTKDVGPKLEEGSLDAIATEQSLYYVLNKQSLIDLISNLVSSSITTEVKQDMTGLKQKIDSYQQFITSADQNSMLLAEKLNVTTQQATSMNENLGEYLKGLAKWRESSLKLVEEQQVLTTNNTGEQTAVLSLDSGIKSLMMQSQSLVESSKHSLTTSDDVYKTFDQINGQAKEIQDSGTTIVSKADSLLNDFTKKMDDDKSFSKNFTKILANSRIGDRQNEMLYQFLSSPVQKQNDGVIVAGNAFTPYLIVLTCFIVALFTAYAIANQEKKRTQSDHFEEKFSLIDMNVPTTVVAFGISIVEGISIGIISGRLLQFGQDQSLLWIAFITIIMMAFVLVSTYLLRQIKMVGMFILLVFLSMYLFLTEAVGSKVDQMSSVGKVRQFSPLQYIESFLNDFISGKDTGKVIFIVLFVIAIIGLVSNLFVWHKKWEEKEVNDQTMEHSG
- a CDS encoding EsaB/YukD family protein, translated to MAIQTHINVTVDFSKWNGNTYDLRIPNHQSIKYLLKNLLDTLKIDNHEGSHFVMKVKNKSIVLTDNDRLIDHQITDGDILQVL
- a CDS encoding cupin, translating into MKIFDFSEKVGEHISAFQSNFIMSKILKHKGNIHIGSMHLQPNGVIGYHEAVVSQLLLVVQGEGFVCGSDKEKVKIGAGQAAFWAKGELHETSTEKGLMAIVIESDGLENGISMMIRGQEGERNDYKSR
- a CDS encoding GNAT family N-acetyltransferase, whose product is MQNVILKGNKVTIRTIEESDIKTLWSFIYKEENPEWKKWDAPYFPITMQEYTRYKENSQKRLIEEPLSNLIVENDGQIIGTVGFYWEHKPTRWLEMGIVIYDPAYWNGGYGTEALTLYRDLLFENMEIGRVGLTTWSGNERMMKVAEKIGMSLEGRMRKCRYYNGTYYDSIRMGMIREEWEVLCVTKG
- a CDS encoding GNAT family N-acetyltransferase, coding for MTYVIREMKQEDIHAVQNVAKIAWHDTYEGIIPGEIQDNFLNEAYSDEKMKYRLENTHLFVAEEEGEVIGFANFSPIRLQNEAELGAIYLLPDQQGKGIGTALLQKGITTLKGIRKMYIHVEAENEKGKRFYEAKGFAALEQFEEDFEGHMLQTVRMVLYI
- a CDS encoding GNAT family N-acetyltransferase, which produces MITKADEEETQQILHYAAQSLFEGTRGNCQLSTEKAIEITKPLVEKGAYYIVTKEENKVVGWILIGENVDYFSREKLGFIYELYVFSEYRGRGLSRKLMKAGIKELQEKYSEIRLNVFTGNFAKEMYEDFGFVERQVIMTLK